Proteins found in one Carassius auratus strain Wakin chromosome 42, ASM336829v1, whole genome shotgun sequence genomic segment:
- the LOC113060561 gene encoding E3 ubiquitin-protein ligase pellino homolog 2 has protein sequence MFSPGQEEHCTPTKEPVKYGELVVLGYNGSLPNGDRGRRKSRFALYKRAKANGVKPSTVHILNTPQASKAVNCKGQHSISYTLSRNQTVVVEYSHDKDTDMFQIGRSTEGPIDFVVTDTVSGGGEGEDTPITQSTISRFACRVVCERNPPYTARIYAAGFDTSKNIFLGEKAAKWKNPDGHMDGLTTNGVLVMHPRGGFTQESKPGVWREISVCGDVYTLRETRSAQTRGKLVESESNVLQDGSLVDLCGATLLWRTADGLFHTPTQKHLEALRQELNAARPQCPVGLNTLAFPSMQRCSRALASGPTQEDKQPWVYLACGHVHGYHDWGHRSERDPNAHRECPMCRTVGPYVPLWLGCEPAFYVDTGAPTYAFVPCGHVCSEKSARYWAEIPLPHGTHAFHAACPFCATQLNLTQKWAKLIFQGPID, from the exons gTACAATGGTTCACTCCCCAATGGAGACAGAGGGCGAAGGAAAAGCCGGTTCGCACTTTACAAAAGAGCCAAAGCCAACGGTGTCAAACCCAGCACTGTACACATCCTTAACACCCCACAAGCCAGCAAG GCGGTGAACTGTAAGGGCCAGCACAGCATCTCCTACACACTGTCCAGAAACCAGACGGTGGTGGTGGAGTACAGCCACGACAAAGACACAGACATGTTCCAG ATTGGACGATCAACGGAGGGCCCTATTGACTTTGTGGTGACTGACACGGTGTCAGGCGGAGGGGAGGGTGAGGACACACCCATCACTCAAAGCACCATCTCCCGCTTCGCCTGCCGGGTGGTGTGTGAGCGTAACCCGCCCTACACCGCGCGCATCTACGCTGCAGGCTTCGATACATCCAAGAATATATTTCTGGGA GAGAAAGCAGCCAAATGGAAGAATCCAGATGGTCACATGGACGGCCTGACGACCAATGGTGTGCTAGTCATGCACCCGAGGGGCGGGTTCACACAGGAGTCCAAGCCTGGCGTGTGGAGGGAGATATCGGTGTGTGGAGATGTTTACACACTGAGAGAAACACGATCCGCTCAAACTCGGGGCAAACTG GTGGAGAGTGAGAGTAACGTGCTCCAGGACGGCTCTCTGGTTGATCTGTGCGGAGCCACGTTACTCTGGCGCACAGCCGACGGTCTTTTCCACACCCCCACTCAGAAGCACCTGGAGGCGTTGCGCCAGGAGCTGAACGCAGCCCGGCCTCAGTGCCCCGTGGGCCTCAACACCCTGGCCTTTCCCAGCATGCAACGCTGCAGCCGTGCCCTGGCCAGTGGCCCCACCCAGGAGGACAAGCAGCCCTGGGTCTACCTCGCCTGTGGCCACGTTCACGGCTACCACGACTGGGGCCACCGTTCTGAACGCGACCCCAATGCTCATAGAGAGTGTCCCATGTGCAGAACCGTGGGCCCCTACGTGCCACTCTGGCTCGGATGCGAACCAGCCTTTTACGTCGATACCGGCGCACCAACGTACGCCTTTGTGCCTTGCGGCCACGTGTGCTCTGAAAAGTCAGCCCGCTATTGGGCGGAGATTCCTTTACCGCACGGCACCCACGCTTTCCACGCCGCCTGCCCCTTCTGCGCTACCCAACTCAATCTGACCCAAAAGTGGGCGAAGCTCATTTTTCAGGGGCCTATAGACTGA